In Centroberyx gerrardi isolate f3 chromosome 11, fCenGer3.hap1.cur.20231027, whole genome shotgun sequence, the following are encoded in one genomic region:
- the LOC139915044 gene encoding ADP-ribosylation factor-like protein 3, with protein MGDGQKGLLSVVQKLKGGQGAELRILLLGLDNAGKTTLLKQLASEEVDTVTPTQGFNIKSITCHGMKLNVWDIGGQRNIRTFWNKYLENTDLLIYVIDSTDKKRFEETGVELSELVEAENLEGVPVLVFANKQDVATATPASTVAEGLNLHTYRDRAWQIQACSALTGEGVQDGMNWICNNVLREKQKEKQ; from the exons ATGGGAGACGgacaaaag GGTTTGTTGTCAGTGGTCCAAAAGCTGAAAGGTGGACAGGGGGCGGAGCTTAGGATACTTCTGCTGGGATTGGACAATGCTGGGAAGACAACGCTGCTGAAACAGCTAGCTTCTGAGGAAGTCGATACCGTAACACCTACACAG ggCTTCAACATCAAGAGCATCACGTGTCACGGGATGAAGCTGAACGTCTGGGACATCGGAGGCCAGAGGAACATCAGAACCTTCTGGAACAAATACCTGGAGAACACAGACCTGCTG atctATGTGATTGACAGCACCGATAAGAAGCGGTTTGAGGAGACAGGAGTG gagtTGTCGGAGTTGGTAGAGGCAGAAAATCTTGAAGGCGTTCCAGTTTTGGTCTTCGCCAACAAACAGGATGTTGCCACGGCGACGCCAGCAAGCACCGTTGCCGAGGGACTGAACCTGCACACCTACCGAGACCGGGCGTGGCAAATCCAAGCCTGCTCCGCCCTCACCGGGGAGGGAGTCCAG gaCGGGATGAACTGGATCTGTAACAACGTTctgagggaaaaacaaaaagaaaagcaatgA
- the csf1rb gene encoding macrophage colony-stimulating factor 1 receptor 2 isoform X2 → MRLNSILLPDQAEEVLTAGSNFTLRCHGNDSVRWSSTAFRLRYRDGLGDTVVVRRSDPRHTGTYRCGYRNQSLKHLDVWIHLYIKDPSSLFVTPRSKPDMKEGRDFLFECLLTDPSVTDLAFRLETVVGSERVLPRGMNVTFDPRRGALVRELRTSYSGKYVCSAWRDGEEIPSDPLHLLVVPRLRSPPSVSISQDEIVRLEGEKLELTCLTSNPSHFYNLTWTHTHTQVLNVSDSRHYSDRRLYINSTVTVAAVNRTHSGSYTCTAVNEAGVTTAIARLRVVDGPYLKVYLQPVQHANVSTKTTDVNGELVANISTKTVEGNGELAVTGANVSGASRVEVYEGQDVKLTFVIEAYPPIISQRWTTPTHNNNTTYQESYTANNQRSKASLLLRRVRQEDRGRYSLHFSSSFFSDSQNIDLRVYRSPTAVVKRMSNGTLTCRSSGYPLPTILWYICPGAMDTCGDNTTYHVSSTDVTSNPEEEEEEEVWKHLTLPLSISDDVTVECVAYNHVGVSRNVFLFSVHLATVRLPPKVFTPTLIGALGAATVFFLFLLVVLYKYKQKPKYEIRWKIIESNHGNNYTFIDPTQLPYNQKWEFPRDKLRLGAVVGSGAFGKVVEATAYGLGTNDNVTRVAVKMLKPSAHSEEREALMSELKILSHLGYHDNIVNLLGACTRGGPMLMITEYCSHGDLLNLLRGRAQDFLAAILSVEEVEGEELYKNMAAQQARIRTDSGISCCSEYQEMQPVLSPSQADQGGQTDSWCFGDLMMFSYQVAQGLDFLSSKNCIHRDVAARNVLLTDRRVAKICDFGLARDIREDDSYIVQGNARLPVKWMAPESIFQCVYTVQSDVWSYGVLLWEIFSLGKSPYPNVAVDTNFYKMIKDGRHMAQPDFAPAEIYQLMIHCWSLEPTERPTFNTIGQLIKRLLPPTNDMLPHHNDQPTYRNLQESREEESREERLKRGEEEERGQREPQEEDEAMMKNIYQVS, encoded by the exons atGCGTCTGAACTCCATCCTTCTGCCAGACCAGGCCGAGGAGGTTCTAACCGCCGGCTCCAACTTCACCCTGCGTTGTCACGGCAACGATTCGGTCCGTTGGTCCAGCACGGCGTTTCGTCTGCGTTACCGGGACGGACTGGGGGACACGGTGGTAGTGAGGCGGTCGGACCCGAGACACACCGGGACGTACCGCTGTGGGTACAGGAACCAGAGCCTGAAACACCTGGACGTCTGGATTCACCTCTACATTAAAG ACCCCTCCAGCCTGTTCGTCACGCCACGCAGCAAACCGGAcatgaaggagggaagggactTCCTGTTCGAGTGTCTGCTGACCGACCCGTCCGTCACAGACCTGGCCTTCCGATTGGAGACAGTTGTGGGCAGTGAGCGTGTCCTGCCGAGGGGCATGaacgtgacctttgacccccggAGAGGAGCGCTGGTCCGAGAACTGAGAACATCTTACAGCGGAAAATACGTCTGTTCGGCCTGGAGAGACGGCGAGGAGATTCCCTCCGATCCTCTCCACCTGCTGGTGGTGCCCA gGTTAcgttctcctccctctgtgtccATCAGTCAGGATGAAATTGTTCGTCTGGAAGGAGAGAAGCTGGAGCTCACCTGTCTGACCAGTAACCCCTCCCACTTCTACAACctcacctggacacacacacacacacag GTGTTGAACGTCAGCGACAGCCGTCACTATAGCGACCGGCGACTGTACATCAACAGCACAGTGACTGTCGCCGCTGTCAATCGCACACACAGCGGATCCTACACTTGTACTGCTGTTAATGAAGCCGGGGTCACCACAGCAATCGCAAGACTCAGAGTAGTGG aTGGTCCCTACCTGAAGGTCTACCTGCAGCCTGTGCAGCACGCTAACGTTAGCACCAAGACAACGGACGTCAATGGGGAACTGGTCGCTAACATTAGTACCAAGACAGTGGAAGGCAATGGGGAACTGGCTGTGACCGGGGCTAATGTTAGCGGTGCTAGCAGAGTGGAGGTGTATGAAGGTCAGGATGTGAAGCTGACCTTTGTGATAGAAGCCTATCCTCCAATCATCTCCCAGCGCTGGACGacaccaacacacaacaacaacacaacatacCAGGAGAGCTACACTGCAAACAACCAAag GTCCAAGGCGAGCCTCCTGCTGCGGAGGGTGAGGCAGGAGGACAGAGGTCGCTACTCCCTACATTTCTCCTCCTCGTTCTTCAGTGACTCCCAGAACATCGACCTCCGAGTTTATC GTTCTCCAACTGCTGTAGTCAAACGAATGTCGAATGGCACTCTGACCTGTAGAAGCTCTGGATACCCCTTACCCACAATCCTGTGGTACATCTGCCCCGGGGCCATGGACAC GTGTGGAGATAACACCACATATCATGTTTCTTCAACTGATGTAACCTCCAAtccagaggaggaagaggaggaggaggtgtggaaACATCTCACCCTGCCACTGTCGAttagtgatgatgtcactgtggAGTGTGTGGCCTACAACCATGTGGGGGTTTCTCGCAACGTCTTTCTCTTCT CTGTACATCTGGCTACTGTGAGATTACCTCCTAAGGTTTTCACCCCAACTCTGATTGGAGCGTTGGGCGCTGCTACTGTCTTCTTCCTGTTCCTATTGGTCGTCCTCTATAAATACAAACAG AAACCCAAGTATGAGATTCGCTGGAAGATCATTGAGAGTAACCATGGCAACAACTATACCTTTATTGACCCCACCCAGTTGCCATACAATCAGAAGTGGGAGTTTCCAAGAGACAAACTCCGCCTTG GTGCTGTGGTGGGGTCAGGAGCATTTGGGAAGGTTGTGGAGGCGACGGCTTACGGTCTGGGAACCAACGACAACGTTACCCGAGTCGCCGTCAAGATGCTCAAAC ccaGTGCTCATTCAGAGGAAAGGGAAGCTTTGATGTCTGAGCTGAAAATTCTCAGCCATCttggttaccatgacaacattGTTAACCTGCTGGGCGCATGCACTCGCGGAG GACCCATGCTGATGATCACGGAGTACTGTAGCCATGGCGACCTGCTCAACCTCCTGAGGGGGCGGGCCCAGGACTtcctggcagccattttgagcgtggaggaagtggagggggaggagctttaTAAAAACATGGCCGCCCAGCAGGCGCGAATCAGAAC tgacAGTGGAATTTCGTGCTGTTCAGAATACCAGGAGATGCAGCCGGTCCTCTCCCCCAGCCAGGCAGACCAGg gtgggcagacagacagctggtgTTTTGGTGACCTCATGATGTTCTCCTACCAGGTCGCCCAGGGCCTCGACTTCCTGTCTTCCAAAAAC tgtatcCATAGAGACGTAGCAGCGAGGAACGTCCTGCTGACCGACCGTCGTGTCGCCAAGATCTGTGACTTCGGCCTGGCGAGGGACATCCGTGAGGACGACAGCTACATCGTCCAGGGCAAC GCCCGTCTGCCAGTGAAGTGGATGGCTCCAGAAAGTATCTTCCAGTGTGTTTACACCGTTCAGAGCGACGTCTGGTCCTACGGAGTTTTACTGTGGGAGATCTTCTCTCTGG gTAAAAGCCCCTATCCCAACGTTGCCGTGGATACCAATTTCTACAAGATGATCAAAGATGGCCGCCACATGGCTCAGCCGGACTTCGCTCCTGCAGAGAT atATCAGTTGATGATTCACTGTTGGAGTTTGGAGCCGACAGAGAGACCAACTTTCAACACTATTGGTCAGCTCATTAAGAGGCTCCTCCCCCCAACCAATGACATGCTGCCACATCACAACGACCag cCAACCTACAGAAACCTccaggagagcagagaagaagagtccAGAGAAGAGAGgttgaagagaggagaggaagaggagcgcgGCCAGCGAG AGCCccaggaggaagacgaggcaATGATGAAGAACATCTACCAGGTTTCCTGA
- the csf1rb gene encoding macrophage colony-stimulating factor 1 receptor 2 isoform X1 translates to MRLNSILLPDQAEEVLTAGSNFTLRCHGNDSVRWSSTAFRLRYRDGLGDTVVVRRSDPRHTGTYRCGYRNQSLKHLDVWIHLYIKDPSSLFVTPRSKPDMKEGRDFLFECLLTDPSVTDLAFRLETVVGSERVLPRGMNVTFDPRRGALVRELRTSYSGKYVCSAWRDGEEIPSDPLHLLVVPRLRSPPSVSISQDEIVRLEGEKLELTCLTSNPSHFYNLTWTHTHTQVLNVSDSRHYSDRRLYINSTVTVAAVNRTHSGSYTCTAVNEAGVTTAIARLRVVDGPYLKVYLQPVQHANVSTKTTDVNGELVANISTKTVEGNGELAVTGANVSGASRVEVYEGQDVKLTFVIEAYPPIISQRWTTPTHNNNTTYQESYTANNQRSKASLLLRRVRQEDRGRYSLHFSSSFFSDSQNIDLRVYRSPTAVVKRMSNGTLTCRSSGYPLPTILWYICPGAMDTCGDNTTYHVSSTDVTSNPEEEEEEEVWKHLTLPLSISDDVTVECVAYNHVGVSRNVFLFSAVHLATVRLPPKVFTPTLIGALGAATVFFLFLLVVLYKYKQKPKYEIRWKIIESNHGNNYTFIDPTQLPYNQKWEFPRDKLRLGAVVGSGAFGKVVEATAYGLGTNDNVTRVAVKMLKPSAHSEEREALMSELKILSHLGYHDNIVNLLGACTRGGPMLMITEYCSHGDLLNLLRGRAQDFLAAILSVEEVEGEELYKNMAAQQARIRTDSGISCCSEYQEMQPVLSPSQADQGGQTDSWCFGDLMMFSYQVAQGLDFLSSKNCIHRDVAARNVLLTDRRVAKICDFGLARDIREDDSYIVQGNARLPVKWMAPESIFQCVYTVQSDVWSYGVLLWEIFSLGKSPYPNVAVDTNFYKMIKDGRHMAQPDFAPAEIYQLMIHCWSLEPTERPTFNTIGQLIKRLLPPTNDMLPHHNDQPTYRNLQESREEESREERLKRGEEEERGQREPQEEDEAMMKNIYQVS, encoded by the exons atGCGTCTGAACTCCATCCTTCTGCCAGACCAGGCCGAGGAGGTTCTAACCGCCGGCTCCAACTTCACCCTGCGTTGTCACGGCAACGATTCGGTCCGTTGGTCCAGCACGGCGTTTCGTCTGCGTTACCGGGACGGACTGGGGGACACGGTGGTAGTGAGGCGGTCGGACCCGAGACACACCGGGACGTACCGCTGTGGGTACAGGAACCAGAGCCTGAAACACCTGGACGTCTGGATTCACCTCTACATTAAAG ACCCCTCCAGCCTGTTCGTCACGCCACGCAGCAAACCGGAcatgaaggagggaagggactTCCTGTTCGAGTGTCTGCTGACCGACCCGTCCGTCACAGACCTGGCCTTCCGATTGGAGACAGTTGTGGGCAGTGAGCGTGTCCTGCCGAGGGGCATGaacgtgacctttgacccccggAGAGGAGCGCTGGTCCGAGAACTGAGAACATCTTACAGCGGAAAATACGTCTGTTCGGCCTGGAGAGACGGCGAGGAGATTCCCTCCGATCCTCTCCACCTGCTGGTGGTGCCCA gGTTAcgttctcctccctctgtgtccATCAGTCAGGATGAAATTGTTCGTCTGGAAGGAGAGAAGCTGGAGCTCACCTGTCTGACCAGTAACCCCTCCCACTTCTACAACctcacctggacacacacacacacacag GTGTTGAACGTCAGCGACAGCCGTCACTATAGCGACCGGCGACTGTACATCAACAGCACAGTGACTGTCGCCGCTGTCAATCGCACACACAGCGGATCCTACACTTGTACTGCTGTTAATGAAGCCGGGGTCACCACAGCAATCGCAAGACTCAGAGTAGTGG aTGGTCCCTACCTGAAGGTCTACCTGCAGCCTGTGCAGCACGCTAACGTTAGCACCAAGACAACGGACGTCAATGGGGAACTGGTCGCTAACATTAGTACCAAGACAGTGGAAGGCAATGGGGAACTGGCTGTGACCGGGGCTAATGTTAGCGGTGCTAGCAGAGTGGAGGTGTATGAAGGTCAGGATGTGAAGCTGACCTTTGTGATAGAAGCCTATCCTCCAATCATCTCCCAGCGCTGGACGacaccaacacacaacaacaacacaacatacCAGGAGAGCTACACTGCAAACAACCAAag GTCCAAGGCGAGCCTCCTGCTGCGGAGGGTGAGGCAGGAGGACAGAGGTCGCTACTCCCTACATTTCTCCTCCTCGTTCTTCAGTGACTCCCAGAACATCGACCTCCGAGTTTATC GTTCTCCAACTGCTGTAGTCAAACGAATGTCGAATGGCACTCTGACCTGTAGAAGCTCTGGATACCCCTTACCCACAATCCTGTGGTACATCTGCCCCGGGGCCATGGACAC GTGTGGAGATAACACCACATATCATGTTTCTTCAACTGATGTAACCTCCAAtccagaggaggaagaggaggaggaggtgtggaaACATCTCACCCTGCCACTGTCGAttagtgatgatgtcactgtggAGTGTGTGGCCTACAACCATGTGGGGGTTTCTCGCAACGTCTTTCTCTTCT CAGCTGTACATCTGGCTACTGTGAGATTACCTCCTAAGGTTTTCACCCCAACTCTGATTGGAGCGTTGGGCGCTGCTACTGTCTTCTTCCTGTTCCTATTGGTCGTCCTCTATAAATACAAACAG AAACCCAAGTATGAGATTCGCTGGAAGATCATTGAGAGTAACCATGGCAACAACTATACCTTTATTGACCCCACCCAGTTGCCATACAATCAGAAGTGGGAGTTTCCAAGAGACAAACTCCGCCTTG GTGCTGTGGTGGGGTCAGGAGCATTTGGGAAGGTTGTGGAGGCGACGGCTTACGGTCTGGGAACCAACGACAACGTTACCCGAGTCGCCGTCAAGATGCTCAAAC ccaGTGCTCATTCAGAGGAAAGGGAAGCTTTGATGTCTGAGCTGAAAATTCTCAGCCATCttggttaccatgacaacattGTTAACCTGCTGGGCGCATGCACTCGCGGAG GACCCATGCTGATGATCACGGAGTACTGTAGCCATGGCGACCTGCTCAACCTCCTGAGGGGGCGGGCCCAGGACTtcctggcagccattttgagcgtggaggaagtggagggggaggagctttaTAAAAACATGGCCGCCCAGCAGGCGCGAATCAGAAC tgacAGTGGAATTTCGTGCTGTTCAGAATACCAGGAGATGCAGCCGGTCCTCTCCCCCAGCCAGGCAGACCAGg gtgggcagacagacagctggtgTTTTGGTGACCTCATGATGTTCTCCTACCAGGTCGCCCAGGGCCTCGACTTCCTGTCTTCCAAAAAC tgtatcCATAGAGACGTAGCAGCGAGGAACGTCCTGCTGACCGACCGTCGTGTCGCCAAGATCTGTGACTTCGGCCTGGCGAGGGACATCCGTGAGGACGACAGCTACATCGTCCAGGGCAAC GCCCGTCTGCCAGTGAAGTGGATGGCTCCAGAAAGTATCTTCCAGTGTGTTTACACCGTTCAGAGCGACGTCTGGTCCTACGGAGTTTTACTGTGGGAGATCTTCTCTCTGG gTAAAAGCCCCTATCCCAACGTTGCCGTGGATACCAATTTCTACAAGATGATCAAAGATGGCCGCCACATGGCTCAGCCGGACTTCGCTCCTGCAGAGAT atATCAGTTGATGATTCACTGTTGGAGTTTGGAGCCGACAGAGAGACCAACTTTCAACACTATTGGTCAGCTCATTAAGAGGCTCCTCCCCCCAACCAATGACATGCTGCCACATCACAACGACCag cCAACCTACAGAAACCTccaggagagcagagaagaagagtccAGAGAAGAGAGgttgaagagaggagaggaagaggagcgcgGCCAGCGAG AGCCccaggaggaagacgaggcaATGATGAAGAACATCTACCAGGTTTCCTGA